The following are encoded in a window of Arthrobacter woluwensis genomic DNA:
- the rplB gene encoding 50S ribosomal protein L2 has translation MAIRNYKPTTPGRRGSSVADFSEVTRSTPEKSLLRPLTKSGGRNNTGRITTRHKGGGHKRQYRVIDFRRHDKDGVNAKVAHIEYDPNRTARIALLHYVDGTKRYIIAPNKLSQGDIVESGPNADIKPGNNLPLRNIPVGTVIHAVELRPGGGAKMARSAGASVQLVAREGRFAQLRLPSGEVRNVDVRCRATVGEVGNAEQSNINWGKAGRMRWKGVRPTVRGVAMNPVDHPHGGGEGKTSGGRHPVNPNGKPEGRTRRPNKESDKLIVRRRRTGKNKR, from the coding sequence ATGGCAATCCGCAATTACAAGCCGACCACCCCGGGCCGTCGTGGCTCGAGCGTGGCCGACTTCAGCGAAGTAACTCGCTCGACTCCGGAAAAGTCGCTGCTGCGTCCGCTCACCAAGAGCGGTGGCCGCAACAACACCGGTCGTATCACCACCCGTCACAAGGGTGGTGGCCACAAGCGCCAGTACCGCGTGATCGACTTCCGTCGTCACGACAAGGACGGCGTGAACGCCAAGGTCGCGCACATCGAGTACGACCCCAACCGTACGGCTCGCATCGCGCTCCTGCACTACGTTGATGGCACCAAGCGTTACATCATCGCTCCCAACAAGCTCTCCCAGGGCGACATCGTGGAGTCGGGTCCGAACGCTGACATCAAGCCCGGCAACAACCTGCCGCTGCGTAACATCCCGGTCGGTACCGTGATCCACGCAGTTGAGCTCCGCCCCGGTGGCGGCGCCAAGATGGCCCGCTCCGCCGGCGCCTCCGTGCAGCTCGTCGCCCGTGAAGGCCGTTTCGCCCAGCTGCGTCTTCCGTCCGGTGAAGTCCGCAACGTCGACGTGCGCTGCCGCGCCACCGTCGGCGAGGTCGGCAACGCCGAGCAGTCGAACATCAACTGGGGCAAGGCCGGCCGTATGCGCTGGAAGGGCGTCCGCCCGACCGTGCGTGGTGTGGCCATGAACCCGGTTGACCACCCGCATGGTGGTGGTGAAGGCAAGACTTCTGGTGGCCGTCACCCGGTCAACCCGAACGGCAAGCCTGAGGGTCGCACCCGCCGCCCCAACAAGGAAAGCGACAAGCTCATTGTGCGTCGTCGTCGTACCGGCAAGAACAAGCGATAG
- the rpsS gene encoding 30S ribosomal protein S19, protein MPRSLKKGPFVDQHLFVKVAKENEKGTKNVIKTWSRRSMIIPDMLGHTIAVHDGRKHVPVFITESMVGHKLGEFAPTRTFRGHVKDDRKGKRR, encoded by the coding sequence ATGCCACGCAGCCTGAAGAAAGGTCCTTTCGTTGACCAGCACCTCTTCGTGAAGGTCGCCAAGGAGAACGAAAAGGGCACCAAGAACGTCATCAAGACGTGGTCCCGTCGCTCGATGATCATCCCGGACATGCTGGGTCACACGATCGCCGTGCACGACGGACGCAAGCACGTGCCGGTTTTCATCACGGAGTCGATGGTCGGGCACAAGCTCGGCGAATTCGCCCCGACGCGGACTTTCCGCGGCCACGTGAAGGACGACCGCAAGGGCAAGCGCCGCTAG
- the rplV gene encoding 50S ribosomal protein L22: MEAKAIARHIRVTPMKARRVVNLVRGKQANEALAILKFAEQAASEPVYKVVQSAIANARVLADRDGVAFDEGDLYISEAFVDEGPTMKRFQPRAQGRAFQIKKRTSHITVVVATPENEEAR; the protein is encoded by the coding sequence ATGGAAGCCAAGGCTATTGCGCGTCACATCCGCGTAACGCCTATGAAGGCCCGGCGCGTCGTCAACCTTGTTCGTGGCAAGCAGGCGAATGAGGCTCTGGCGATCCTGAAGTTTGCTGAGCAGGCAGCTTCGGAGCCGGTCTACAAGGTAGTTCAGTCCGCCATCGCGAACGCCCGTGTCCTCGCGGACCGTGACGGCGTCGCGTTTGACGAAGGTGATCTGTACATCAGCGAGGCATTCGTTGATGAGGGTCCGACCATGAAGCGGTTCCAGCCGCGTGCCCAGGGTCGTGCCTTCCAGATCAAGAAGCGCACCAGCCACATCACCGTGGTTGTCGCTACCCCGGAGAACGAGGAGGCCCGCTAA
- the rpsC gene encoding 30S ribosomal protein S3, producing the protein MGQKVNPNGFRLGITTNHISHWFADSNKPGQRYKDFVREDVKIRELMTTGMERAGIAKVEIERTRDRVRVDIHTARPGIVIGRRGAEADRIRGELEKLTGKQVQLNILEVKNPEIEAQLVAQGIAEQLSSRVAFRRAMKKAMQSAQRAGAKGIRVACSGRLGGAEMSRSEFYREGRVPLHTLRANIDYGFYEAKTTFGRIGVKVWIYKGDVTAKELAAQQAAAPSRGRNERPGRPGGDRRRRNERPAADAAPAAEAPAAEAAEGGQA; encoded by the coding sequence GTGGGACAGAAAGTAAACCCGAACGGGTTCCGACTCGGCATCACCACCAATCACATCTCGCACTGGTTCGCGGACAGCAACAAGCCCGGTCAGCGCTACAAGGACTTCGTCCGTGAGGACGTCAAGATCCGCGAGCTCATGACCACCGGCATGGAGCGCGCCGGCATCGCCAAGGTCGAGATCGAGCGTACTCGTGACCGCGTGCGTGTGGACATCCACACCGCCCGTCCGGGTATCGTGATCGGCCGTCGTGGTGCTGAAGCAGACCGCATCCGCGGCGAGCTGGAGAAGCTCACGGGCAAGCAGGTTCAGCTGAACATCCTCGAGGTCAAGAACCCCGAGATCGAAGCTCAGCTGGTGGCCCAGGGCATCGCCGAGCAGCTCTCTTCCCGCGTGGCTTTCCGCCGCGCGATGAAGAAGGCCATGCAGTCCGCGCAGCGCGCTGGCGCCAAGGGCATCCGTGTCGCTTGCTCCGGTCGTCTGGGTGGCGCTGAAATGTCCCGCTCGGAGTTCTACCGCGAAGGTCGTGTGCCGCTGCACACCCTGCGCGCCAACATCGACTACGGCTTCTACGAGGCCAAGACCACCTTCGGCCGCATCGGCGTGAAGGTCTGGATCTACAAGGGCGATGTGACCGCGAAGGAGCTTGCTGCACAGCAGGCTGCAGCCCCGTCCCGTGGCCGCAACGAGCGTCCCGGCCGCCCCGGTGGCGACCGTCGTCGTCGCAACGAGCGTCCGGCCGCCGACGCAGCTCCGGCTGCCGAGGCACCGGCTGCTGAAGCAGCAGAAGGAGGACAGGCTTAA
- the rplP gene encoding 50S ribosomal protein L16 — translation MLIPRRVKHRKQHHPGRSGAATGGTEVTFGEFGIQALTPAYVTNRQIESARIAMTRHIKRGGKVWINIYPDRPLTKKPAETRMGSGKGSPEWWVANVKPGRVLFELSGVNEEVAREALRLAIHKLPLKARIVRREGGE, via the coding sequence ATGCTGATCCCACGTCGAGTCAAGCACCGTAAGCAGCACCACCCGGGTCGTTCCGGCGCTGCCACCGGTGGCACCGAGGTCACCTTCGGTGAGTTCGGTATCCAGGCGCTGACCCCGGCCTACGTGACGAACCGCCAGATCGAATCTGCGCGTATCGCCATGACCCGTCACATCAAGCGTGGCGGTAAGGTCTGGATCAACATCTACCCGGACCGCCCCCTGACCAAGAAGCCTGCCGAAACCCGCATGGGTTCCGGTAAGGGTTCCCCCGAGTGGTGGGTGGCCAACGTCAAGCCGGGACGGGTTCTCTTCGAACTCTCCGGTGTGAATGAAGAAGTGGCCCGCGAGGCACTGCGCCTGGCAATCCACAAGCTCCCGTTGAAGGCACGCATTGTGCGTCGCGAAGGTGGTGAATAG
- the rpmC gene encoding 50S ribosomal protein L29: MAVGSKDLAPAQLDGFDSERLVAELRKAKEELFNLRFQSATGQLESHGRLKAVKRDIARIYTVLRERELGIRPEPAPVVEAKEEKKAKKSSKKAEAVEAAATEEDAK, translated from the coding sequence ATGGCAGTTGGATCCAAGGATCTGGCCCCGGCACAGCTTGACGGTTTCGACAGCGAGCGTCTGGTTGCTGAACTCCGTAAGGCCAAGGAAGAGCTGTTCAACCTGCGTTTCCAGTCCGCCACTGGTCAGCTGGAGAGCCATGGCCGACTCAAGGCCGTGAAGCGCGACATCGCTCGCATCTACACGGTCCTGCGTGAGCGCGAGCTGGGCATTCGCCCGGAACCCGCTCCGGTGGTCGAGGCCAAGGAAGAGAAGAAGGCCAAGAAGTCTTCCAAGAAGGCCGAGGCCGTTGAGGCCGCAGCTACCGAGGAGGACGCCAAGTGA
- the rpsQ gene encoding 30S ribosomal protein S17 codes for MSEKDQNVTETAAQQRGYRKTRRGYVVSDKMEKTIVVEVEDRVKHALYGKVIRRTSKIKAHDEENTAGIGDLVLLAETRPLSATKRWRLVEVIERAK; via the coding sequence GTGAGTGAAAAGGATCAGAACGTGACGGAAACTGCTGCGCAGCAGCGCGGTTACCGCAAGACGCGTCGCGGCTACGTGGTCTCCGACAAGATGGAGAAGACCATCGTCGTCGAGGTCGAGGACCGTGTGAAGCACGCTCTGTACGGTAAGGTCATCCGTCGTACGTCCAAGATCAAGGCTCACGACGAAGAGAACACCGCCGGCATCGGCGACCTGGTTCTCCTCGCCGAGACCCGTCCGCTCTCCGCCACCAAGCGCTGGCGTCTGGTGGAGGTCATCGAGCGCGCCAAGTAA
- a CDS encoding ATP-binding cassette domain-containing protein, whose product MPTDLARHAADSHGLIKVRGARENNLQDVSLDLPKRRITVFTGVSGSGKSSLVFGTIAAEAQRLINETYTTFVQSFMPSLPRPDVDELENLSAAIVVNQERMGSNSRSTLGTVTDAHALLRIIFSRVGVPSAGHAGKYSFNLAEGMCPECEGAGEISALDVDVLLDRSLSLSQGAIKVPGFTVDGWLIKVLLGTGRFDPDLPVKDYDPETLDFLLRSPAVKVKMDNVNMTFLGLETRIRQSYLAGGKEPKQAHIKAFLERAATFAECPLCHGGRLNQEALASRIGGRNIAECAQIQVTDLIEFLRGVDEPSVAPVISNLLGTLQALVDIGLGYLSLDRASSTLSGGEAQRVKMVRHLGSPLSDVTYVFDEPTVGLHPHDIARMNDLLRSLRDKGNTILVVEHKPEVMAIADHIVDIGPKAGIHGGEIVFQGSFEDLSSAQTLTGQHVGSRVPFKESVRTATGALEIRGANTHNLRDVDVDVPTGVLCAVTGVAGSGKSSLIHGALGKRDGVHVVDQSAIRGSRRSNPATYTGALDHIRAAFAKATGTKPALFSANSEGACPTCKGAGETFTEIPGMAPVGTLCEDCGGKCFTDEVLEYRLGGLNIYEVMRLSVEEALERLAVPKARPILERLARVGLGYITLGQSLSTLSGGERQRIKLATHMGSDAGVFILDEPTTGLHLADVENLLGLLDQLVDEGNTVVVIEHHLGVVAHADWVIDMGPGAGHDGGTVVFEGTPEALADSDSLTGRYLKAYVA is encoded by the coding sequence ATGCCGACTGACCTTGCCCGCCATGCCGCCGATTCGCACGGCCTGATCAAGGTGCGCGGCGCGCGCGAGAACAACCTTCAGGACGTCTCGCTGGATCTGCCCAAGCGGCGGATCACGGTGTTCACCGGGGTGTCCGGCTCGGGCAAGAGCTCCCTGGTCTTCGGAACCATCGCGGCCGAGGCGCAGCGTCTCATCAACGAGACTTACACGACCTTCGTCCAGTCCTTCATGCCGAGCCTGCCGCGGCCGGACGTGGACGAGCTGGAGAACCTCTCCGCGGCGATCGTGGTGAACCAGGAACGGATGGGCAGCAACTCGCGTTCGACCCTGGGGACCGTCACGGATGCCCATGCCCTGCTGCGGATCATCTTCTCCCGGGTGGGGGTGCCGAGCGCCGGTCACGCCGGGAAGTACTCGTTCAACCTGGCGGAAGGGATGTGCCCGGAGTGTGAGGGCGCGGGGGAGATCTCCGCGCTGGACGTGGACGTTCTGCTCGACCGGTCCCTGTCCTTGTCCCAGGGCGCCATCAAAGTGCCGGGCTTCACGGTGGACGGGTGGCTGATCAAGGTGCTCCTCGGGACCGGACGGTTCGATCCGGATCTGCCCGTGAAGGACTACGATCCGGAGACGCTCGACTTCCTGCTCCGCTCGCCGGCCGTCAAGGTCAAGATGGACAACGTCAACATGACGTTCCTCGGGCTGGAGACCCGGATCCGGCAGAGCTACCTGGCCGGTGGGAAGGAGCCAAAACAGGCACACATCAAGGCTTTCCTGGAACGGGCCGCCACCTTCGCGGAATGCCCGCTGTGCCACGGTGGCCGCCTCAACCAGGAAGCGTTGGCCAGCCGGATCGGTGGACGGAACATCGCCGAGTGCGCGCAGATTCAGGTCACGGACCTGATCGAGTTCCTGCGGGGTGTTGACGAGCCTTCCGTGGCGCCGGTGATCTCGAACCTGCTCGGCACCCTGCAGGCCCTCGTCGACATCGGTCTCGGGTACCTCAGTCTGGACCGGGCTTCCTCCACCCTGTCCGGGGGAGAGGCTCAGCGGGTGAAGATGGTCCGGCACCTCGGGTCGCCGCTCTCGGACGTCACCTATGTCTTTGATGAGCCGACCGTGGGCCTCCATCCCCATGACATCGCCCGGATGAACGACCTGCTGCGAAGCCTGCGGGACAAGGGCAACACGATCCTGGTGGTCGAGCACAAGCCGGAGGTCATGGCGATCGCCGACCACATCGTCGACATCGGGCCCAAAGCAGGCATCCACGGCGGCGAGATCGTCTTCCAGGGCAGCTTCGAGGATCTCTCCTCGGCTCAGACCCTCACCGGACAGCACGTCGGCTCACGGGTTCCCTTCAAGGAGTCGGTGCGGACTGCGACCGGAGCCCTGGAGATCCGCGGCGCGAACACGCACAATCTGCGCGACGTGGACGTGGATGTGCCCACCGGGGTGCTGTGCGCCGTCACGGGCGTGGCCGGTTCGGGGAAGAGCTCGCTCATCCACGGGGCGCTCGGCAAGCGGGACGGCGTGCACGTGGTGGATCAGTCCGCCATCCGCGGTTCGCGCCGTTCCAATCCGGCCACGTACACCGGGGCGCTGGACCACATCAGGGCGGCTTTTGCCAAGGCCACCGGCACCAAACCTGCCTTGTTCTCCGCCAACTCGGAAGGCGCCTGCCCCACCTGCAAGGGCGCGGGGGAGACCTTCACCGAGATCCCCGGCATGGCTCCAGTGGGAACGCTCTGTGAGGACTGCGGCGGCAAGTGCTTCACGGACGAGGTCCTGGAGTACCGCCTGGGCGGACTCAACATCTACGAAGTGATGCGGCTGAGTGTCGAGGAGGCGCTGGAGCGGCTCGCGGTGCCGAAAGCCCGGCCCATCCTGGAGCGACTGGCGAGGGTCGGTCTGGGATACATCACCCTCGGACAGTCGCTCTCCACCCTCTCCGGCGGTGAACGGCAGCGGATCAAGCTCGCCACGCACATGGGCAGCGACGCCGGGGTGTTCATCCTGGATGAGCCGACGACGGGCCTGCACCTGGCCGACGTCGAGAACCTGCTCGGTCTGCTGGATCAGCTGGTGGATGAAGGCAACACCGTGGTGGTGATCGAGCATCATCTCGGCGTGGTCGCCCATGCCGACTGGGTGATCGACATGGGCCCGGGCGCCGGCCACGACGGCGGCACGGTGGTCTTCGAGGGCACCCCCGAGGCCCTGGCGGACTCGGACAGCCTCACCGGCCGCTATCTCAAGGCGTACGTGGCCTGA
- the rplN gene encoding 50S ribosomal protein L14, whose translation MIQQESRLKVADNTGAKEILTIRVLGGSGRRYAGIGDVIVATVKDAIPGGNVKKGDVVKAVVVRTRKERRRPDGSYIKFDENAAVILKNTDGEPRGTRIFGPVGRELRDKKFMKIVSLAPEVL comes from the coding sequence TTGATTCAGCAGGAGTCGCGGCTTAAGGTCGCCGACAACACGGGTGCCAAGGAAATCTTGACCATCCGCGTTCTCGGTGGATCCGGTCGCCGCTACGCAGGCATCGGCGACGTCATCGTCGCCACCGTCAAGGACGCTATCCCTGGCGGAAACGTGAAGAAGGGCGACGTCGTCAAGGCTGTCGTCGTCCGCACCCGTAAGGAGCGCCGTCGTCCGGACGGTTCCTACATCAAGTTCGATGAGAACGCAGCCGTGATCCTGAAGAACACGGACGGGGAGCCCCGCGGCACCCGTATCTTCGGCCCGGTTGGCCGCGAGCTTCGCGACAAGAAGTTCATGAAGATCGTCTCGCTGGCCCCGGAGGTGCTGTAA
- the rplX gene encoding 50S ribosomal protein L24 yields MGAKIKKGDLVQVITGARQSRGGDRGKQGKVLRVFPESNRVLVEGINRVTKHVKAGQTQRGTNTGGIEVVEAPIHLSNVALVDPSTKKPTRVGFRVEKVERDGVEREVRIRVAKASGKDI; encoded by the coding sequence ATGGGTGCAAAGATCAAGAAGGGCGATCTCGTCCAGGTCATCACCGGCGCTCGTCAGTCCCGTGGTGGAGACCGTGGCAAGCAGGGCAAGGTCCTGCGTGTGTTCCCGGAATCCAACCGCGTTCTGGTTGAGGGCATCAACCGTGTCACCAAGCACGTGAAGGCCGGCCAGACCCAGCGCGGCACCAACACCGGTGGCATCGAGGTCGTCGAGGCCCCGATCCACCTGTCGAACGTCGCTCTGGTGGATCCGTCCACCAAGAAGCCGACCCGCGTCGGTTTCCGTGTCGAGAAGGTTGAGCGCGATGGTGTGGAGCGCGAAGTGCGCATCCGCGTCGCCAAGGCCTCCGGGAAGGACATCTAA
- the rplE gene encoding 50S ribosomal protein L5: MTETLETPVKIVPRLKTKYAENIKQSLQDEFEYENVNQVPRLVKVVVNMGVGDAAKDSKLIDGAVRDLTAITGQKPQVTKARKSIAQFKLREGMPIGAHATLRGDRMWEFLDRLVTLALPRIRDFRGLNGKQFDGNGNYTFGLTEQVMFHEIDQDAIDRVRGMDITVVTTAKTDEEGRALLKHLGFPFKTED, translated from the coding sequence ATGACTGAGACCCTCGAGACTCCGGTGAAGATCGTCCCGCGTCTGAAGACCAAGTACGCCGAGAACATCAAGCAGTCCCTGCAGGATGAGTTCGAGTACGAGAACGTCAACCAGGTTCCGCGCCTTGTGAAGGTCGTCGTGAACATGGGTGTCGGTGACGCCGCCAAGGATTCCAAGCTGATCGACGGCGCCGTCCGCGACCTGACCGCGATCACCGGTCAGAAGCCCCAGGTCACCAAGGCCCGCAAGTCCATCGCCCAGTTCAAGCTGCGTGAGGGTATGCCGATCGGCGCCCACGCGACGCTGCGTGGCGACCGCATGTGGGAATTCCTGGATCGTCTGGTCACCCTCGCACTGCCCCGTATCCGCGACTTCCGCGGCCTGAACGGCAAGCAGTTCGACGGTAACGGCAACTACACCTTCGGTCTCACGGAGCAGGTCATGTTCCACGAGATCGACCAGGACGCCATCGACCGCGTCCGTGGTATGGACATCACGGTTGTCACCACCGCGAAGACCGACGAGGAAGGCCGCGCGCTGCTCAAGCACCTCGGCTTCCCGTTCAAGACCGAAGACTAA
- the rpsH gene encoding 30S ribosomal protein S8 translates to MTMTDPVADMLTRLRNANSAYHDTVSMPYSKLKARVADILKAEGYISDWKEEEARVGKTLTITLKFGPSRERSIAGVRRISKPGLRVYAKSTNLPHVLGGLGIAILSTSSGLLTDKQAGKKGVGGEVLAYVW, encoded by the coding sequence ATGACCATGACTGATCCCGTCGCAGACATGCTGACCCGTCTGCGCAATGCAAACTCGGCGTACCACGACACCGTGTCGATGCCGTACTCCAAGCTGAAGGCCCGCGTCGCCGACATCCTGAAGGCCGAGGGTTACATCTCGGACTGGAAGGAAGAAGAGGCACGCGTCGGCAAGACGCTGACCATCACCCTTAAGTTCGGTCCGAGCCGCGAGCGTTCCATCGCTGGCGTCCGCCGTATCTCCAAGCCCGGTCTGCGCGTTTACGCGAAGTCCACCAACCTGCCGCACGTGCTGGGTGGCCTGGGTATCGCTATCCTGTCCACCTCTTCCGGCCTCCTGACTGACAAGCAGGCCGGCAAGAAGGGCGTGGGCGGCGAAGTCCTCGCGTACGTCTGGTAA
- the rplF gene encoding 50S ribosomal protein L6, which yields MSRIGRLPITVPAGVEVKIDGAVVTVKGAKGELSHTVASPIEVALEEGTISVTRPNDERTARSLHGLTRTLIANMIDGVTKGYEKKLEIVGTGYRVQAKGSDLEFALGYSHPVSVVAPAGITFAVEGPTKLSVAGIDKQQVGEVAANIRKLRKPDPYKGKGIRYAGEIIRRKVGKAGK from the coding sequence ATGTCGCGTATTGGACGTCTCCCCATCACCGTTCCGGCTGGCGTTGAGGTCAAGATCGATGGAGCCGTTGTCACCGTTAAGGGTGCCAAGGGCGAACTGAGCCACACCGTGGCCAGCCCCATCGAGGTGGCCCTGGAAGAGGGCACGATCTCCGTGACCCGCCCGAACGACGAGCGCACTGCTCGCTCGCTGCACGGCCTGACCCGTACCCTGATCGCCAACATGATCGACGGCGTGACCAAGGGCTACGAGAAGAAGCTGGAAATCGTCGGCACGGGTTACCGTGTGCAGGCCAAGGGTTCTGACCTGGAGTTCGCTCTGGGCTACAGCCACCCGGTCAGCGTCGTCGCTCCCGCCGGCATCACGTTTGCCGTTGAAGGCCCGACCAAGCTCTCTGTTGCCGGCATTGACAAGCAGCAGGTCGGCGAAGTCGCTGCCAACATCCGCAAGCTGCGCAAGCCCGACCCCTACAAGGGCAAGGGCATCCGTTACGCCGGCGAAATCATCCGCCGCAAGGTCGGAAAGGCTGGTAAGTAA
- the rplR gene encoding 50S ribosomal protein L18: MAISINKKRNSKNKTSARSRRQLRIRKRISGTPARPRLIVNRSARHIFVQVVDDTVAKTLASASTMEADLRAFEGDKTAKAKRVGELVAERAKAAGVEAVVFDRGGNKYHGRIAAVADGAREGGLAL; this comes from the coding sequence ATGGCCATCAGCATTAACAAGAAGCGCAACAGCAAGAACAAGACCTCGGCCCGTAGCCGTCGTCAGCTGCGTATCCGCAAGCGCATCTCCGGTACCCCGGCTCGTCCGCGCCTCATCGTCAACCGTTCGGCCCGTCACATCTTCGTGCAGGTCGTGGATGACACCGTGGCAAAGACCCTCGCCTCGGCCTCCACCATGGAAGCCGATCTGCGTGCGTTCGAAGGTGACAAGACCGCCAAGGCCAAGCGCGTTGGTGAACTGGTCGCCGAGCGTGCCAAGGCAGCCGGTGTTGAGGCCGTGGTCTTCGACCGCGGTGGCAACAAGTACCACGGCCGCATCGCCGCCGTCGCTGACGGTGCTCGCGAAGGTGGTCTGGCGCTGTGA
- the rpsE gene encoding 30S ribosomal protein S5, with translation MTEAAAAVATETTEAANNDNRRGGRRGERGERGGRGERGGRGRDAREAEKSQFVERVVTINRVAKVVKGGRRFSFTALVVVGDGNGMVGVGYGKAREVPAAIAKGVEEAKKSFFRVPRVGSTIPHRVQGEAAAGVVMLRPASPGTGVIAGGPVRAVLECVGIHDVLSKSLGSSNAINIVHATVEALRQLEEPAAVAARRGLPLDEVAPAALVRALNNQKAGA, from the coding sequence GTGACTGAAGCTGCAGCCGCTGTTGCAACTGAAACCACTGAGGCTGCCAACAACGACAACCGCCGTGGCGGCCGTCGTGGTGAGCGCGGCGAACGTGGTGGCCGTGGCGAGCGTGGTGGCCGTGGCCGTGACGCCCGCGAGGCCGAGAAGAGCCAGTTCGTTGAGCGTGTTGTAACCATCAACCGTGTCGCCAAGGTGGTCAAGGGTGGCCGCCGCTTCAGCTTCACCGCCCTCGTGGTGGTCGGCGATGGCAACGGCATGGTCGGTGTTGGTTACGGCAAGGCTCGCGAAGTCCCCGCTGCCATCGCCAAGGGTGTTGAAGAGGCTAAGAAGTCCTTCTTCCGCGTCCCGCGCGTCGGCAGCACCATCCCGCACCGCGTCCAGGGCGAAGCCGCCGCTGGTGTCGTGATGCTCCGTCCGGCTTCCCCGGGTACCGGTGTTATCGCCGGTGGTCCGGTGCGTGCCGTGCTGGAGTGCGTCGGCATCCACGACGTGCTGTCCAAGTCGCTGGGCTCCTCCAACGCCATCAACATCGTTCACGCGACCGTTGAGGCTCTGCGTCAGCTCGAGGAGCCGGCAGCTGTTGCCGCTCGTCGTGGCCTGCCGCTGGACGAGGTTGCTCCCGCAGCTCTGGTGCGTGCTCTGAACAACCAGAAGGCAGGTGCCTGA
- the rpmD gene encoding 50S ribosomal protein L30: protein MAKNLTPSDAQLEITQIKGVIGAKQNQRDTLRSLGLKRIGHSVVRSADAVTVGMLNTVPHLVEVKEAK, encoded by the coding sequence ATGGCAAAGAACCTGACTCCGTCCGACGCTCAGTTGGAAATCACCCAGATCAAGGGCGTCATCGGCGCCAAGCAGAACCAGCGTGACACGCTCCGCTCTCTCGGTCTCAAGCGCATCGGCCACTCCGTGGTCCGTTCCGCTGATGCCGTGACCGTGGGCATGCTCAACACGGTTCCGCACCTCGTAGAGGTCAAGGAGGCGAAGTAA
- the rplO gene encoding 50S ribosomal protein L15, with protein sequence MAEKKTAEPAATEEKQHALKIHHLRPAAGAKTAKTRVGRGEGSKGKTAGRGTKGTKARYQVKAGFAGGQLPLHMRLPKLRGFKNPFRVEFQVVNLDRLSELFPEGGTVTVADLVAKGAVRKNQPVKVLGSGDITVKVDVTVDAFSASAAEKIQAAGGSVTAL encoded by the coding sequence ATGGCTGAGAAGAAGACTGCTGAGCCTGCAGCGACCGAAGAGAAGCAGCACGCTCTGAAGATCCACCACCTGCGTCCCGCCGCTGGCGCCAAGACCGCGAAGACCCGTGTGGGCCGTGGTGAAGGCTCCAAGGGTAAGACCGCCGGTCGTGGTACCAAGGGCACCAAGGCGCGCTACCAGGTCAAGGCCGGCTTCGCCGGTGGCCAGCTGCCGCTGCACATGCGCCTGCCGAAGCTTCGCGGCTTCAAGAACCCGTTCCGTGTCGAGTTCCAGGTGGTCAACCTTGACCGTCTCTCCGAGCTCTTCCCGGAGGGTGGCACCGTGACGGTGGCCGACCTGGTCGCCAAGGGCGCGGTTCGCAAGAACCAGCCCGTCAAGGTGCTCGGCTCTGGTGACATCACCGTCAAGGTCGATGTGACCGTGGATGCCTTCTCCGCCAGCGCGGCTGAGAAGATCCAGGCCGCCGGTGGTTCCGTCACCGCTCTCTGA